The genome window AAAATTTTCCACATGGTGACGATGAGAAGCCACAAACCTATCAGGCAACAAAATATCTAGAGGCTTACCCAAAACCTCCTCAAGAGTATAACCAAAAATCTGACTTGCCCCTTGATTAAACATAATAATTTTTTGCTCATGATTAATAGAGATAATGCCATCTTGGGCAACATTCAAAATACCCGCCAAAGTTGACTTCGTTTTTTCCAACTCCATTTGTATCTCATTAGATTTAATCAACTCCTCATGGTACTCTTGATTAAGATTCGTTAACTCCAAAGTACGCATAGCCACCTTTTTTTCCAACTCCACACTATTTTGTTTCACCTGATTTAACAAACTTGCCTGTTGAATGCCAATAGACAACTGAATTGCCAACTTATCTAAAAACTCAATTTCCTCTGACTTCCAATGGCGAATTTCCTCACAACTATGGGCAATCAACAACCCCCACAAACACTGATTTACCTCCAAACCAATTACCAAATTACCCCGAATACCAAAACTCGCCAACAAATCCACATGACATTCAGTTAAATCACTATCATAAATATCCTCAATGGCAACCGTAGGAAAAACATTTTTGGAATTTAACCACAACTCCTCAAAACAAGCATCACGGATTATTCTTCCCTTCAAAGAATACTTTGAATCAATAATCGACTCAATCAAAAAAGGATTTTCCCAATTTTCAGATACCCTGAGAATAACCACCCTTTCCACCGACAATAAGTTTCTTACCTCATCCACCGCCCTTTGTAAAATTTCCTTCAAATCCAAAGATGAGCGAATTCGCAACGATATATCTAGTAATAACTTCTCTCTTTTCTCCGCTTCTTTCAAACTTTCCTGTTGTTGTCTAACAACCTGTTTTAATAACTCAGTATTTTTATTTTCTAACAATTCAACTTGTTTTTCCAATACAGTTATAACATCTTGTAATTCACGAGGATCAATTCCCTCCAATACGCTACTCTGAGTAATAATCCCTCGAAGATAGCCCTCATTATCTACCACTACCAGACGGCGAAAACCTTTTTTTTCCATCAACTTATGGGCATCCCAAAGAGAAGAATTTCCATTAATCACCTTCAAAGGTTTTGTCATAACCTGCTGCGCCTCCAACTCCTCCATATTCAAACGAAGGGCTTGATACCTAACAATGTCTTTTTCTGTAATAATCCCACAGGGTTTAACCTGATTATTTTCTCCTTCCTCAACTACCACTACGCAACTAATGGAATTATTTGCCATTAACTGCACCAACTCCGTCAATTTTTGCCATGGAAAAGCATAAATGATATTACGCCTCATTACTTCTTCTACATGACGATGCTTCAAAAGATCAAGGGGTTGTAAAGTTGCCCTAATGGTTTCTGGGGTGACAATACCCACTACCCTTGATTGTTTATCGACTAAAGGTAAATGTCTAATTTTGTGGGTTTTTAAAATATCTACTAACTCTAAAACACTTCCTACTTTTTCCTCCTCAAAAGTAATTACATTCCTTGTCATTACTTGTGCTGCCACCATCTCTTCTAGGGAATAATTTTGAGCCGAAAGTTTAACAATATCTCTCTCTGTAATTAATCCTACTAAACGCTCATTATTGACAACTAAAGCACAACTAAAATGCCTATTTCCACGGGCATATTTAGAAGTAGTATCTTCCTTTAAATTATCTGGTTTTACTTGACTTAATTGTTCAACAACATCTAATAAACTGGCATCTAGTTTTACCGTTACATAGTTATTACTTAAGACTTTGTGCTTCATGAGTTGAGGACTTTTATCCGTGGACATTCGTTATTGATTGATAAGGAAAAATGAATGATTAAGAAGAAACTTTATGGGTTAATTTTTTTTGATAGTTAGTAACTATAATAGTTTTAGACTGACATTAGATTATAGTAAGTAAATAAATATTTAAATTAATTATTATGACTACAGGAATTTGGATTTTAGGAGATCAATTAAATAAAAATAATTTTGCTTTATTAAGTTGTTTAGATATTAAAAAAGATACTCCGATTATTTTAGTAGAATCCTTCAATTTAGGCTCTTTAAATACCTATCATTGCCAAAAATTAGTGTTAATTTGGTCTGCAATGCGTCATTTTGCCGAAGAGTTGAAAAAAAACGGTTGGCCAGTAACCTACGCCATTAGTGATAACTTTCAGCAATCTCTCATTGATTGGATAACAACCCATCAAATTACAGAATTAAGATTAATGAATCCCAGTGACGATCGCACTATACCTTTTAATAACACTATTGTTTCATCTAATAACCATGATAGATCTTTTTTTAGCTTCCTCAAAGAAATAGATATAAATTGTCATATCAAACTTTTTCCCAATAGTAACTTTTTATGGCAAAAAGAAGAATTTAACCAGTGGGCAAAAGGAAGAAAAAAATTAATCTTAGAAGACTTTTATCGAGAAAGCCGCAAAAAATTTAATATTTTATTAACCGAAGAAAATAAACCCATCGGCGGAAAATGGAACCTAGATAAAGAAAATCGTCAACCACCAAAAAAAAATCTGCAAACTCCCCCTAGTTTATTTTTTGATCCAGATAAAATAACTTTAGATGTTATCACAAAAGTACAAGAAATTAAGGATAAAACTTACGGAAAACTTGATAACTTTACTTGGGCAGTAACAAGAGAAGATGCTCTCAAAGTATTAGAACATTTTATAAATCATAGATTAAATTTGTTTGGAACATATCAAGATGCCATGGTTACAGGAGAAGAATTTATGTGGCATAGTTTAATTTCTCCCTATGTAAATATTGGCTTATTACAACCATTAGAAGTAATTAAAGCAGTAGAAAATGCCTATCATAAAGGAGATTATCCCCTTAATTCTGTAGAAGGATTTATCAGACAAATACTTGGATGGCGAGAATATATGTATGGACTATATCACCATGTAGATGATGATTATTTTACTAGCAATTGGTTTAATCATCAAAATCCTGTCCCCGATTTTTTTTGGGATAGTCAAAAAGCTGATATGAATTGTTTACATCAAGTCTTAAAACAGACAGAAAACACTGGTTATGCCCACCATATTCAACGATTAATGATTTTGAGTAATTATGGTTTGGTGGCAGGAATTTCCCCCCAAGAGTTAAAAAACTGGTTTCATAGTGCCTTCATTGATGCCTATGATTGGGTAATGCAAACCAATGTTTTGGGTATGGGACAATTTGCTGATGGGGGTACTTTAGCATCAAAACCCTATGCTTCTTCGGCTAATTACATCAATAAAATGAGTGATTATTGCAAGGGATGTCGTTATAAACCCAAGGAAAAATTAACAGAAGATGCTTGTCCTTTTAATTATTTATATTGGGATTTTTTGGCTAGGCATGAAGAAAAATTACGAACCCAAGGCAGGATGAATTTAGTGTTAAAACATTTGGAAAAAATGTCAGCAAAAGACTTAGAAAAAATTAGATTTTTAGCAAAAAAAAGAATGGTAAATAATTGATAGTTAAGGTCGGCTAGGGTTAAGCAGATTAAGGTACAAGCCAGTCGAAATGAACAGAAGGATTTTCTAGTACATGACAATAAGCAATTAATTCACAAAGAAGATTAGTACAAAAATTAACTGGTGAATGATGACGAGAGTGTTCTATTAAATTAGATATAGAACAATATAGTAATTTAAATTTGTTGTTAGTTTTAGCTTACTATTTGTTCTTTTTCTTATCCTGAAATTAGGTTAAATAACTCTATTTAACCTGATTTACATAGTGAAGGGCGGTGGGATAAGCAAATTTAATTCCAGCCTCTGCAAATGCGAATTTAATAGCAAGATTGACCTCGTGTTGAGCTTGACGATATATCTTTAATTCATTATTGCTATGGACAAAGTAAATAACTTCATAATCTAAGCTAAAATCTCCAAACTCAGAGAAATAAGCAATATCAAAAGTAATATTTTCTAAAGGAGTTAGGGCTTGTTCAATGATGGTAGGAATTTTAGGTAAAAGACTATTATCAGTTTCATAAATTATGCCCAATTTTATTTTCGCCTGGCGACTTTGCATTCTTTTATAGTTTCTAAGACGAGAGTTAGTCAAGTCGGTATTTGCCAAAACTAACTCCTCCCCCGTTAGGGCTTTTATCCTTGTGGTTTTGATACCAATATGTTGTACATATCCTGTAAATTCATCTACTGAAACAAGATCCGATATTTCAAAAGGACGGTCAAATAAAATAGCGAAATAACTGAACAAATCTTGTAATATTCCTTGGGATGCAAGAGCGATCGCAACACCACCAATCCCAAGTCCTGCAACAATTGCACCAATATCAAATCCAAGATTACTAACTATAAATATTCCCGCTAAAGTCCAGATAACTACTCGAATAGCAGGAAAAAGAGCATCAATATTTTTCTCAACAATAGAATTAGAATAATGATATTTTTTGCTATAAAATTTAATAACAACTCTGGATAAATCAACTAAAAATCGTGACGTACAAAAAGTAATAGCAATACTTAAAAAAGTTCTAGCAAGTCCCAAGATTGTCTCATTTATTTGTATTTCCTTAAAAGTTAGATAACAAATAATAAAATAACCGATGGGTATGATATGTTTATTAACAATTTCAATAATTTGATCATCAAGATCAGTTTCCGTTTTGCGAGTAAATTTTCTAAGTTGTCTAAGTAATAAGTTTTTACCAACTTTAAGAATAAAATAACTAATTCCTAAAATAACAATAACAATTGCAATGTCAGTTAGTAAACTTCGTAAATTAGGAGAAATGTTAAATAACTCATTTAAAGTAAAATCCATGAAATAATTAATAAATTAAAAATAAGTGAAATAATTAATAGTTATACTGGTAATTTATAAGTAGAGTGATTATTTCTAGTCAATTTTAACCCCGTAACTATGGGAAAAGATGATATAACCATTCTTTAACAATTTTCTTTGTAATTTTATAGGTAAAAATTGTTCACAAAAATATTAGTTGTTAAGTTCCCTCTTACCATTAGTATTGCAAATAATACGATAACATGGGGAAAGTAAAAAAAAGATTGATTAAATTTAATGTATGTTTTCTCGGTTATTTAAGGTAGTCAATATCACTCTGGTTTTGCTGATAAGTGTAACTTTTTTGGGAGGCTGTGCAAGGAATGACATGGCAGAGGCTAGAATGCCAGAATCTCAGATAACTCAGGCGATATTAAGTGATCCTAAAACATTTAACGCCGTTTTATCTCAAGAGTCTCCTAATATTTTTGGTTTAACCTACGATGGATTGGTGGAAGAAAATCCTATGACGGGGGAAATTCAACCTGCCCTAGCGGAGTCTTGGACATTTTCGGATGATCAATTAAATATTACTTTTACTTTCAAAGAGAATTTAAAATGGTCTGATGGAGAGCCTTTAACCGTAGATGATGTGGTATTCAGCTATAATCAACTATACCTTAATGAGGAAATTCCTAGTAATGCAAGGGATAGTTTGAGAGTGGGAGAAAGTCGTGCTTTGCCCACGGTGACAAGGGTAAATAATAGACAAGTTAGATTTACAATTAATGAACCTTTTGCACCTTTTTTAGAAAGTACCGGTTTAGCTATTTTACCTAAACATATTTTAGAAGAAAAAGTAATAGAAAAAGACAGAGATGGAAACCCTTTATTTCTTTCTTTTTGGGGTGTGGATACTCCGCCTGATCAATTAATAGTAAATGGTCGTTATAAATTAAAAAGTTATTCTACTTCTCAGCGAGTTATTTTTACTAAAAATCCCTATTATTGGCAAACAGATGAGCAGGGCAATTCCCTCCCTTATATTGAAGATGTGGTGTGGGAAATTGTGGAATCAACGGACACTTCTTTGTTACAATTTCGCTCTGGCAGTTTAGATTCCATTGGGGTTTCTCCTGAATATTTTTCCCTGCTTAAACGGGAGGAAGAAAGGGGGGATTTTACTATCTACAATGGTGGGGCCGCCTATGGTACTACTTTTATGGCTTTTAATCTCAATCAAGGTATGAGGGATGGTAATCCGTTGGTAACGTCTTATAAATCCAAGTGGTTTAATAATGTGGAGTTTAGAAGGGCGATCGCCCATAGCATTGATCGTGATAGAATGATCAATAATATATACAGAGGATTAGGAGAAAAACAAAACTCCCCTATTTCCGTACAATCACCATTTTATGACCCTACCGTCGAAGGCTATGAATACAACACCAAATTAGCCAAAGAAATTTTAACAAAAGAAGGATTTAAATACGACGACAACGGCAACCTTTTCGATGCCGAAAACCACCCCGTCAGATTTACCCTTCTTACCAACGCAGGAAACCGCATCAGAGAATCCCTAGGCTCTCAAATCAAACAAGACTTAGAAAAAATTGGTATCACCGTTGACTTTACCCCCATCGCCTTTAACGTATTAGTCGATAAACTCAGTAACTCCCTCGATTGGGAAGCCCATATCATTGGCTTTACTGGGGGAAACGAACCAAATGGGGGCATCAACCTTTGGAATCCCGACGGAAACTTACACTTGTTTAACCAAAAACCCCAAGCAGGGAGAGAAGACATTGAAGGACGAGTAGTTGCCGATTGGGAAGAAGAAATCGGCAATTTATATGTGCAAGGGGCGAGGGAATTAGATTTTGACCGTAGAAAAGAAATTTATGACCAAACCCAACAACTAGCCATGGAATATTTACCCCTCATCTATTTAGTCAATCCCTATTCCCTATCCGCCGTCAGAAATCGTATAGAAGGAGTAGAATATTCTCCCCTTGGTGGTGCTTTTTGGAATATTGAAAAATTAACCATTGCCGATGAGTAGAAATAGATATACCAGTTATTCTTCTTTTACTAATTAACCTTTGATTGATGTATCGCCAAGCTGTACAGAGTAAAAAATAAGCTATTTCTTATATTTTTATTCAATTATTGTATGAAGTTCAATTTATTAAAAATTAGTAGTTGTCAATGTAATAAATTGTGCTTCATCATATGAAGAAATGCAACAAATTAAGAATAAATATCACAAAAACATGAAAAAAAAACCATCATCCAAGATAATCAGAATTAGTTAATTTATCAAAAACTAAGAGTAAAATAAGCCACTCTTTTTGATAAAAAATATAGGAGCTTTGCCTTATGAATATCATGAAAGTTTTTTCCCAGTCACACTCCAAAAATACAGAGCATCAACAAGCATCTGTGGTGAAAGCGACCAGTGGAAAAGAAAACAACAATAACTCCCAAGAACATTCCCGCTCTACATTTTTATCCCGTATTGCTGATAACCTGAAAGACAACATTCTTGATTTACGCTAAAACTTGGGGAAAAAATTAAAAGGGTGAACCAAAGCTCACCCCCAATACCCCAAAATTAAGGAACAATCATTGAACCAATACCATCGTCAGTAAAGATTTCCAACAATAAAGCATGGGGAATTCTACCATCAATGATATGAGCAGCTTTCACCCCTTGAGCAAGAGAGCGCACACAACAATTCACCTTGGGAATCATTCCCCCAGATACCACCCCTTCATCAATTAAATCTCTGGCATCCTGAATTGATAACTTATAAAGTAAAGTAGAAGGGTCATGATAATCCCTCAAAACTCCAGGAGTATCCGTTAACAAAATTAATTTTTCAGCCCCCAAAGCCGCTGCAATTTCCCCCGCTACAGTATCAGCATTAATATTATGGGCTTGTCCATCAATATCCGCCGCCACACTAGAAATAACAGGCACATAGCCACTTTTTACCAAGGAATCAACTAACGAACTATCAACATTGGTAACTTCCCCCACAAAACCTACTTTTTCACGATTGACAGAACGTGCTTGAATTAAATTACCATCTTTTCCACATATACCAACTGCCTTGCCTCCAGCATTATTGATGAGGGTAACTAACTCCTTGTTTACCCTACCCACCAACACCATTTCCACTACATCCATGGTTTGTGCATCGGTAACTCTCAAACCATCCTTAAATTGAGGTTCGATGCCCAATTTTGTTAACCAAATATTAATTTCTGGGCCTCCTCCATGGACTACCACAGGATTTAAACCCACTGAAGCAAGGAAAACAATATCTCTGATAACTCCTTCTTTTAGAGAACCATCTTTCATAGCAGCACCACCATATTTTACAACAATAGTACGTCCTGCAAATTTTTGGATGTAGGGTAGTGCTTCGCTTAAAACTCTAACTCTGGTTGCTTCTGACTCTTTGTAATATTCGCTTTCCCTGTTCTCTACCATTTTGATGTTTGATTATATTTTGACATGATGAGTATTTACTTTAATAACAAGATACTATCAAAATTGTTCATACAAAACAATTGAGTCGGGTTTCCCCAAAAGGTTGTCTTAAAAATGGACAATTAACTATTTATTTTGTTTCTGATTCAAAGTAAGTAAGTAGGCATAATTAAATCGATTTAAGCAAGGGGTTTAAACCCCTTGTTCATAAGAGTCTTAATAAAATAAGGGCTATAATTAATTTCGCCAACCTACTTAAGTTTTTATGACCCTAAAAAATACCTAAAATTTTTCACGCTATATTTCACGTTTAAATAAGGTTGTTTTGTTAATATATTTAAATATGATAACAAGCATTTATAGTTATAAAAAAAATGAGAGTTGTTAATAATTATGATTTAGATAATGATGTAAAAATGCCTTTTTTGAAAGAATTTTTATCTCCAAAATGGGTTAAAGAACATCTTTTTAAACATTTACCTAATATAATTTTCAATTATCAGTTAGAAGAAATAAAAGTTATTCGTTATAAACCTGAAAAACGTTGCTTAATTGAGTTCACCTTTGATGGCAAAAATTCTTTAGCTTTAATAGGAAAAATACGAGCAAAGGGTACTGATTTTAAAAGTTATAACTTGCAGAAACAGCTATGGAAAAATGGTTTTAATGATGATTGTTTAGATAAAATTTCTGTACCTGAGCCGATAGCAATTATCCCGCAGTGGCAAATGTGGTTACAGAAAAAGGTATCGGGAGAAGTTTTAAGAGATTTATTTACCCCGAATATTGATTTAAATATAGTAAAAAAAATTGCTCATGTTGCCCATAAGCTACATTGTGCAAATATTCCCACTTTTCGTTCCCATGTTATTGCAGATGAATTGGCGATTCTTCATCAAAAATTACCTTTAATTTTAAGAGATTTTCCTGAGTGGGAATGTCGAGTTGCACATATTTTAAATACCTGTGATAAACTCGGTCAACATATTCAAGAGGATGATAGTTTGTGTGGTATCCACCGAGATTTTTATTTTGATCAAATTATTGTCAATAAAGATCATTTTTATTTATTAGATTTAGATTTATATTGTCTAGGTAATCCTGCTCTTGATATAGGTAATTTTATGGGACATATTACAGAATATAGCTTGAGAAAATATGGTGATTTTAGCGTTTTAAAAGGTCAAGAAAAAACTGTAGAAAATGAGTTTATTAAATTGGTAGGAGAGAACAAAAGACAAGCTGTTACAATTTATACCATTTTGACGCTCGTAAGACATATATATCTTAGTACCCAGTTTGTTGATCGTCATTGTACTACTCCTTTTTTGTTGGATTATTGTGAGACTCAATTAACTATGTTTGAGAAAAAATATTCAATTTGCTCATAAATATATAGTTTTCATAAAGTATCCGTAATAACAACTAATTTGTGGGGAACAAAGTTAAATACTTTTAGCGTCTTAAACAAATGTTAACCATATTTCGTTACATCATTATCTATGAATAGTAATATTAGTGTCACATCTTTGAGTGATCGGGCAATTTGTAACAAAGAGAAATCCATGGGTAAGAGATGGCGGATAGTGCTTTATTCTCACGATACGATGGGCTTGGGGCATAAGAGACGTAATCTGCTGATTGCTCAAAACTTAGGTATCTCTCTAAAAAATGTTGATATATTACTGATTACGGGTACGAATAAAAGTAATGAGGTTGAAACAGTTGAGGGAATTGATTGTGTGACTCTCCCTGCTTTATATAAAAATAGTGAGGGGGGTTACGAGGCTAGGCGTTGGCAGATGTCTATTGGTGAAATAGTTAAAATGCGATCGCACATTATTTTAGCGACTATTCAAAGTTTTAAACCAGACATATTAATAGTTGACAATGTGCCGAAGGGTGCCATGGGAGAATTAAAACCAACGTTAAAATATCTGAAAAAAGAAACCAAAACTTTCCGCATTCTTGGCTTAAGAGATATATTAGATGACCCAAAAACTGTTGAGGAAGAATGGAAAAAAGCGAAGAATGAAAAAATAATTCGTAACTATTATAATGAAGTTTGGATTTACGGAGATCCTAATATTTATGATGCAGTCAAAGAGTATAAATTTTCAGCAGATATTCTTGAAAAATTCCGTTATACAGGGTATTTAGACCAACGCACAAGATTAGAGTTTACATCAAATAAATCAACTTTTAATCTCAATAATAAATCCTTGGCTTTGTGCATGGTGGGAGGAGGACAAGACGGGGCTGATTTAGCTCTCACTTTTGCTGAAACAACTTTACCAAAAGATGTTCAAGGAATAATTATCACGGGCCCATTTATGCCCTTGGAGGTTCAAAAAGAATTATTCGATTTTGCAAAAACTAGGTCTAATTTATGGGTATGGAAATATGTAAAAGAGCCTACTTTACTCTTGAAAGAGGCAAAATGGGTAATTTCTATGGGGGGTTACAATAGCACCAGTGAGATTTTGTCTTTTGAAAAAAGAGCATTAATCATACCAAGAGTAAATCCCCGGCAAGAACAATTAATTCGCATTCAAAGATTAGAACAATTAGGATTAGTGGATATGTTACATCCTGATAATTTAACTCCAGAATCATTGACTAAATGGTTGAAAACGGAAAAAAAATTCCCCCAAGTGCATAAAAATATTGACTTTCAAGGATTGAAAAAGATTCCTCTATATTTAAGTAATATTTGTGATCAAATAGAAAATAAAAACTTTTCTAATAAAAAAGTATTAGTTAATATTTAATTATTTTTTATAACATATATTTTTATTATATATATTCATAACAAATATCTATATAATTATTTTTTATTTTTTTATTTAATTACCAGTACAGTTAAAAAAAGATGAATCAATCCACATCTATAAAAAATCCGATGAAAGTGGGATATGTCCTCAAGCGTTATCCTCGCTATTCTGAAACCTTTGTAGTTTCTGAAATTCTTGCCCATGAGGCGGCGGCATTAGAAATACAAATTTTTGCCCTTCATCCTCCCCTAGATGGACATTTTCAAGATATTATTGCTAAGGTGCGATCGCCCGTTACTTATTTATTTTCCCATGATCTCAGGGGAAGTACCTTATGGGATGTATTTGACAAAGCAAGTTATGTTATTCCCAATTTTTGGCAGAAACTAGAATTTGCCCAAGGAGAAGACGTACACAGACTACATAAAGCCATTCAACTAGCCTGTATTGCCCGAGAACAAAACTTCACCCACTTACACGCCCACTTTGCCACCTCCGCCACCGTTGTCGCTAGACTAGCCAGTCATTTTGCCGAAATTCCCTATACCTTTACCACCCACGCCAAAGATATTTTTCATGAAAGCGTAGTGCCAACGGAATATGCGAGTAAACTAACCGATGCGGCGGCTGCCGTCACCATCAGCAAATATAATCTCGATTATCTTCAGCAAACTTACGGTGCAGCAGCCCAAAAAGTGCAACTTATTTATAACGGCTTGGACTTACAAAGATATGAGTTTGCTTCCCCCCAACATCGTCCTGCGAAAATTGTAGCAGTGGGGCGATTGGTAGAAAAAAAGGGGTTTGGAGTGTTAATTGATGCCTGTCAAATTTTGAGAGAGCGTGGTGTTATCTTCACCTGTGAAATCGCAGGGGCAGGAGAGGAAGAACTTAATTTGCGTCAACAGATTGAAAAGTTAGGATTACAAGAGCAGGTAAAGTTACTGGGGATTCGTCCCCAAGGGGAAGTAACCAAATTGATGCAGTCGGCATCGGTGATGGCCGCCCCCTGTGTGGTGGGAGGAGACAGTAACAAAGATGGTTTACCCACGGTTTTATTAGAAGCCATGGCATTGGGTACCCCCTGCATTTCTACCAATTTAACAGGCATTCCAGAGGTGTTACGGCACCGAGAAACGGGATTAATGGTGGAGCAAAATGATCCCATTGCTTTGGCAGAGGCGATCGCCCAATTGCTAGAAAATGCCGATTTGCGAGTAGAACTAGCAACCCAAGCCAGGCAACTCATGGAACAAAAATTTGATATTCATCGTAATGCGGCTAAATTGCGCACAGTCTTTAGTAACGCTACATCGAAGAAATAAATAAAAGTTTAGGAGAAAATAAATGCGAATTGCTTATATTTGTAATGATCCGGGGATTCCCGTATTTGGTTGCAAAGGATGTTCCATCCATGTCCAAGAAGTTATCCGTAGCCTTATGCAACAGGGGCATCAAGTAGAATTGTTTGCGGTGCGTTGGGGGGGCGAACCTCCTACGGATTTGGCATCTGTACCACAACATAAACTCCCCAAAGCCCCCAAGGGAAATGACCTTGCTTGGCGAGAACAAGTTTTGTTAGCCCATAACCGAGATTTGTTAAAAACTTTGGAAAAAGCTGGTAATTTTGATCTTGTTTATGAGCGTTATGCCTTATGGAGTTTTTCCGCCATGGAATATGCTCAGGCTCAAGGCATTCCGGGGATACTGGAAGTAAATGCACCATTAATTGAAGAACAAGTAACCCATAGAGGTTTAATTGATCGGCACAAAGCAGAAGTAGTGACTCAGTTGGTGTTCAAGAAAGCAACGGTGTTAATCGCTGTTTCCAAGAGTGTGGCGAATTATCTTGGAAGTTATCCCCAAACTCAGGACAAAGTCCATATAGTGCCTAATGGTGTCAACCCTGATCGTTTTCCTCTTCATTTAAACCCAACTTTACCTAGTAAAAAATTTACCGTTGGCTTTGTGGGTAGTATGAAACCTTGGCACGGTTTACCCATACTGGTGGACGCCTTTACTCAATTACACCATCGTTATCCTGAGACTCGTTTGTTAATTGTCGGAGATGGGCCGGTGCGATCGCCCTTAGAAGCGCATTTTACGGATCATGGCATGGAAGATGCTGTAGAGTTCACAGGCAAAATCCCCCCATCCCAAGTGCCTGGATACCTTGCGTCCATGGATGTGACAGTTGCCCCCTATCCTGCAGAGCAAAATTTTTATTTTTCCCCC of Cyanobacterium sp. HL-69 contains these proteins:
- a CDS encoding deoxyribodipyrimidine photolyase-related protein, with product MTTGIWILGDQLNKNNFALLSCLDIKKDTPIILVESFNLGSLNTYHCQKLVLIWSAMRHFAEELKKNGWPVTYAISDNFQQSLIDWITTHQITELRLMNPSDDRTIPFNNTIVSSNNHDRSFFSFLKEIDINCHIKLFPNSNFLWQKEEFNQWAKGRKKLILEDFYRESRKKFNILLTEENKPIGGKWNLDKENRQPPKKNLQTPPSLFFDPDKITLDVITKVQEIKDKTYGKLDNFTWAVTREDALKVLEHFINHRLNLFGTYQDAMVTGEEFMWHSLISPYVNIGLLQPLEVIKAVENAYHKGDYPLNSVEGFIRQILGWREYMYGLYHHVDDDYFTSNWFNHQNPVPDFFWDSQKADMNCLHQVLKQTENTGYAHHIQRLMILSNYGLVAGISPQELKNWFHSAFIDAYDWVMQTNVLGMGQFADGGTLASKPYASSANYINKMSDYCKGCRYKPKEKLTEDACPFNYLYWDFLARHEEKLRTQGRMNLVLKHLEKMSAKDLEKIRFLAKKRMVNN
- a CDS encoding small conductance mechanosenstive channel, with translation MDFTLNELFNISPNLRSLLTDIAIVIVILGISYFILKVGKNLLLRQLRKFTRKTETDLDDQIIEIVNKHIIPIGYFIICYLTFKEIQINETILGLARTFLSIAITFCTSRFLVDLSRVVIKFYSKKYHYSNSIVEKNIDALFPAIRVVIWTLAGIFIVSNLGFDIGAIVAGLGIGGVAIALASQGILQDLFSYFAILFDRPFEISDLVSVDEFTGYVQHIGIKTTRIKALTGEELVLANTDLTNSRLRNYKRMQSRQAKIKLGIIYETDNSLLPKIPTIIEQALTPLENITFDIAYFSEFGDFSLDYEVIYFVHSNNELKIYRQAQHEVNLAIKFAFAEAGIKFAYPTALHYVNQVK
- a CDS encoding peptide/nickel transport system substrate-binding protein; this encodes MFSRLFKVVNITLVLLISVTFLGGCARNDMAEARMPESQITQAILSDPKTFNAVLSQESPNIFGLTYDGLVEENPMTGEIQPALAESWTFSDDQLNITFTFKENLKWSDGEPLTVDDVVFSYNQLYLNEEIPSNARDSLRVGESRALPTVTRVNNRQVRFTINEPFAPFLESTGLAILPKHILEEKVIEKDRDGNPLFLSFWGVDTPPDQLIVNGRYKLKSYSTSQRVIFTKNPYYWQTDEQGNSLPYIEDVVWEIVESTDTSLLQFRSGSLDSIGVSPEYFSLLKREEERGDFTIYNGGAAYGTTFMAFNLNQGMRDGNPLVTSYKSKWFNNVEFRRAIAHSIDRDRMINNIYRGLGEKQNSPISVQSPFYDPTVEGYEYNTKLAKEILTKEGFKYDDNGNLFDAENHPVRFTLLTNAGNRIRESLGSQIKQDLEKIGITVDFTPIAFNVLVDKLSNSLDWEAHIIGFTGGNEPNGGINLWNPDGNLHLFNQKPQAGREDIEGRVVADWEEEIGNLYVQGARELDFDRRKEIYDQTQQLAMEYLPLIYLVNPYSLSAVRNRIEGVEYSPLGGAFWNIEKLTIADE
- the argB gene encoding acetylglutamate kinase ArgB, whose translation is MVENRESEYYKESEATRVRVLSEALPYIQKFAGRTIVVKYGGAAMKDGSLKEGVIRDIVFLASVGLNPVVVHGGGPEINIWLTKLGIEPQFKDGLRVTDAQTMDVVEMVLVGRVNKELVTLINNAGGKAVGICGKDGNLIQARSVNREKVGFVGEVTNVDSSLVDSLVKSGYVPVISSVAADIDGQAHNINADTVAGEIAAALGAEKLILLTDTPGVLRDYHDPSTLLYKLSIQDARDLIDEGVVSGGMIPKVNCCVRSLAQGVKAAHIIDGRIPHALLLEIFTDDGIGSMIVP
- a CDS encoding Glycosyltransferase, with protein sequence MNQSTSIKNPMKVGYVLKRYPRYSETFVVSEILAHEAAALEIQIFALHPPLDGHFQDIIAKVRSPVTYLFSHDLRGSTLWDVFDKASYVIPNFWQKLEFAQGEDVHRLHKAIQLACIAREQNFTHLHAHFATSATVVARLASHFAEIPYTFTTHAKDIFHESVVPTEYASKLTDAAAAVTISKYNLDYLQQTYGAAAQKVQLIYNGLDLQRYEFASPQHRPAKIVAVGRLVEKKGFGVLIDACQILRERGVIFTCEIAGAGEEELNLRQQIEKLGLQEQVKLLGIRPQGEVTKLMQSASVMAAPCVVGGDSNKDGLPTVLLEAMALGTPCISTNLTGIPEVLRHRETGLMVEQNDPIALAEAIAQLLENADLRVELATQARQLMEQKFDIHRNAAKLRTVFSNATSKK